The segment GTTGAACCTTGTTCCGTCAATAATGTTAACGATAGGTGCAAAGCTCAGGTCATCTATTTTCATAAGAGCGATATCTTCCTTGATCTGCCTTGGGAAGGCGATACCTGTAGGTTCGATAATAATAACGTCAGGGTGGAAGTCATCTGAAAGTTTGGAAAGAGTGTATTCCATGCTGATCTTGAGAGTACAGCAGATACAGCCGCTTGTAAGTTCTTCGGTAACGATCCCGGTGCTTGAAAGTGTGTCACCGTCAAGTCCGATCTCACCGATCTCGTTCACAATTATCGCGATCTTGTGGCCTGTTTCGCTCAAATGCTTACCGAGCCTTAACAATGTAGTGGTCTTGCCGCTTCCGAGAAAGCCGCCTATGATCATTATTTTCAATTATCTCACCAGTGGTAGAATGATATTATTTAAGAAAATTACTTCTTTTTAAGCTTCTTTTCAACTTGTGAGTCTTTACTTATAAAACTTGTAGGTTAATATCTGGATAGATATTTGCGGTCTGATATGTATGATCTGATATTTGTCCCATTTCCCAGACTCCAGAAGAAAATAATTCGCTAACATTATAAATGATACTTGCACATACGATGATTATGAGTGACCTGATCTTTGATGACATTGGCAGTTATCCGCTACCTGAAGGCGTAACAAAGGAGTGGATGGAGAGTGCATTTTCGAAAAGGGACAGTGATGAGAAGCTTTTTTCTGTCATACGTTCAGCCTTTAGCCAAAAGCTTGATGCCGGTGTGCATGTAGCCACATATCCCCAGTTCCAGGACATGAACCAGCAGTTCCTGTCAATTATCAATGATCCGGAATGTGTGGAAGAGCCTTTTAAGGTCAAAGAGAACAGTGCACGTATCCTTGAGCTTGATATCATAGAAGAAGCTGCTGCAGATTACAGGGATGAGACCGGTGAAAAACCGGATGTCCGTATCTGTGTGACCGGTCCGCTTGAACTTTATCTCAAGGACTTCGGGGGAACACAGTATACCGACATCCTGAACCTACTCGCAGTAAGTATTGACCGTTTCATAAGCAATTCCATCAAGTCCGCAAAGAACTTCAACATCAGGACTGTTTCCATCGATGAGCCAAGTATCGGTATCAACCCCCAGATCATGTTCGAGGATGCTGAACTGGTGGAGGCACTGAGCACCGCCACTTCCTATGCAGGCAAACAGGATGTTGATGTGGAGATCCATCTGCATTCACCGCTTCATTACAGGATAGCCTGTGATACACCGAGCATCAATGTAATAGGTGTGGAGTCTGCAGCAAATCCTTCATATCTCGATCTTATCGACAGGAAGATCCTGGAAGATACCGATTCTTTCCTGCGTGTGGGTGTTGCAAGGACCGATATCTTCAACCTTGCATCTGTGCTCAACGAGAAGTACAACACCAATGTCTGGAAGGACACCCAGTATCTGCCGGAGATAGTAACG is part of the Methanococcoides orientis genome and harbors:
- a CDS encoding methionine synthase, with the protein product MSDLIFDDIGSYPLPEGVTKEWMESAFSKRDSDEKLFSVIRSAFSQKLDAGVHVATYPQFQDMNQQFLSIINDPECVEEPFKVKENSARILELDIIEEAAADYRDETGEKPDVRICVTGPLELYLKDFGGTQYTDILNLLAVSIDRFISNSIKSAKNFNIRTVSIDEPSIGINPQIMFEDAELVEALSTATSYAGKQDVDVEIHLHSPLHYRIACDTPSINVIGVESAANPSYLDLIDRKILEDTDSFLRVGVARTDIFNLASVLNEKYNTNVWKDTQYLPEIVTEMETPEVISKRLENADSIFGDRIKYVGPDCGLGSWPTQEIAGQLLRNVAKGIAKFSK